DNA from Geobacter sulfurreducens PCA:
CGGCGCCGCCAATGTCGTAAAACGCGAAGGGAGCGATCTGGTCGGATACAACACCGACGGCACGGGGTTTATTCAGTCTCTGAGCGAAGATCTCGGTTTTACTCCGGCCGGGTGTCGGATTCTCGTCATGGGGGCCGGTGGTGCTGCCCGAGCAGCAGTTGCATCGTTGGCCGGTGCCGGGGCGGCATCGGTGGTTATCGCCAACCGGAGCATTGCCAGGGGGGAAGAGCTGTCGGCGGCGTTCAGGCGGCACTTTATCGGCACACAATTTGCTGCAATTCCCCTCGACCCGGAGAACCTGAATCGGTGCGTTCAAAATTTTGACCTTCTGGTCAACACCTCTTCCGTGGGGATGGGGGGGACTGCTTTCCCGGGCATGGATCTCTCCCGCATGGGTCCCCACGGTGCCGTGTACGACATGGTCTACGTTCCCGCCGTTACCCCCTTGCTCGCCGAGGCTGAGCGTTGCGGCATACGCTACGCCAACGGCATCGGCATGCTGGCGGCCCAGGGTGAGTGCGCGCTGGAACTATGGACCGGAGTACGGCCTCCCGAGGGACTCATGAAAGCGTGTCTCATGGCGGCTCTGATGAGCTAACTACTTCTTGACATTGGACTTTTGACGACCTACGATGGGTTCGTCGCCAATACGCCGGAGAGTCTATGCAGGCTAGCAGACTGGGAGAACTCCTGGTTCGAAACAATATCATCACCAAGGAACAGCTTGCCAAGGCACTGGACGAGCAACGAACCTCCGGCGGCCAACAGCGCCTTGGCTCCATCCTCGTCAAGAACGGCCTTGTCACTGAGCCCGATCTCACCACGTTCCTCTCCAAGCAGTACGGTGTCCCCTCCATCAATCTGAGTGAATTCGAAGCCGATATGGCGGTGGTCAAGATCATCCCCGCCGACGTGGCCCAGAAGTACCAGATCGTCCCGGTGAACAGGGCCGGTTCGACCCTGATCATTGCCATGGCTGACCCGTCGAACATCTTCGCCATCGACGACATCAAGTTCATGACCGGCTACAACGTGGAGGTGGTCGTCGCTTCCGAGTCGTCCATCAAGACTGCCATCGACAAGTACTATGACCAGTCAGCGTCTCTGGCCGACGTCATGAACGACCTGGAGATGGACGATCTGGAGGTTATCGGCGAGGACGAGGATGTAGACGTTTCTTCCCTCGAACGGGCGACCGAGGATGCGCCGGTCGTCAAGCTCGTGAACCTGATCCTCACCGACGCCATCAAGAAGAAGGCGAGTGATATCCATATCGAGCCCTATGAGCGGACCTTCCGGGTGCGCTATCGGATCGACGGCGTCCTCTACGAAGTCATGAAGCCCCCCCTGAAACTGAAAAACGCCATCACGTCGCGGATCAAGATCATGGCTGACCTGGATATTGCCGAACGGCGGCTTCCCCAGGACGGCCGCATCAAGATCAAAATGGGTGGCGGGCAGGAC
Protein-coding regions in this window:
- the aroE gene encoding shikimate dehydrogenase produces the protein MPFTGATRVLGIIGQPVSHSLSPLMQNAALQAMGLDYAYVPFAVEEDCLADAVRGLAALGVVGFNVTIPHKSAILPLLDRLSPEAELIGAANVVKREGSDLVGYNTDGTGFIQSLSEDLGFTPAGCRILVMGAGGAARAAVASLAGAGAASVVIANRSIARGEELSAAFRRHFIGTQFAAIPLDPENLNRCVQNFDLLVNTSSVGMGGTAFPGMDLSRMGPHGAVYDMVYVPAVTPLLAEAERCGIRYANGIGMLAAQGECALELWTGVRPPEGLMKACLMAALMS